A region of the archaeon BMS3Bbin15 genome:
CCAATCAGGAAGCTTTAGATACTGTGATTCAGGCATATAAAATAGCTGAGAACAGAGATGTTCTTCTGCCTGTGATGGTATGTATGGATGGCTTTGTACTCACCCATACTGTTGAGCCGGTTGAAATTCCTGACAGTGAAGCAGTCAGTAAGTTCCTTCCGCCATTCACCCCTTCCTATATCCTTGACTCTGCAAATCCTATAACTATGGGCTCTCTCGGAGACCCCGGTTACTATATGGAGTTAAGAAGACAGCAGGAAGATGCTATGGATAAAGCTCTTGAAGCTGTTGAGGAAGTGGATAGAGAGTTCAGGGAAGCCTTTGGAAGGGGTTATGGGATAATAGAGGAGTACAACATGGAAGAAGCTGAGGTGGTGCTTGTAACTCTTGGCTCTGTGGCTGGGACAATAAAGGAAGTTATGGATACTATTGGAGATAAAAAGGTAGGTCTTCTCAAAATAAGGCTTTTCAGACCATTTCCAAAAGAAGCTGTTCTCAGGGCTTTGGCCAGGGCAAAGGTTGTGTCTGTGATTGAGAAAGATGTGTCCACAGGGCTTGGAGAAGGTGCTTTATTTTCTGAACTTAAAGGCATACTTTTTAACACCAGTCTAAGACCTGGGGCTATGGGCTTTGTGGTTGGTCTTGGTGGCAGGGATGTTACTCCTGAAAATATTGAGGAGATAGTCGAGATGTCAATCGGTGCTCTTGAAGGTAAGGAAATGCCTGAAGTTAGCTGGATTGGCCTGAAGGGGGAGCAGATGTCAATCACCCACGGCTAAAGCACGTGGGCTTGTCCCGTGAGGGGCAGGAGCAATTGGTTGATTAGGAGGCATTAGATATGCAGCAGTTATTGGTAGAGTTCAAGAACACACCAGGGGATGCTCCTCAAGTCCCCTGCTCTGTAAGTGAGGCATTAACCAGAGAGGAAACTCTCAGTGTGTCTCACATAGTACTGGCCAATAACAGCTCCGATGAGGACCTACAC
Encoded here:
- the porA gene encoding pyruvate synthase subunit PorA, which gives rise to MAEKDVMHGSHAVAEAVKLCSVDVISAYPITPQTHIVEDLAEMVANGDIDAEYILVESEHSAISAGIGASATGARVFTASSSQGLALMHEVLWITSGMRLPIVMVNANRALSAPINIWNDQSDSMAERDSGWLQIYVETNQEALDTVIQAYKIAENRDVLLPVMVCMDGFVLTHTVEPVEIPDSEAVSKFLPPFTPSYILDSANPITMGSLGDPGYYMELRRQQEDAMDKALEAVEEVDREFREAFGRGYGIIEEYNMEEAEVVLVTLGSVAGTIKEVMDTIGDKKVGLLKIRLFRPFPKEAVLRALARAKVVSVIEKDVSTGLGEGALFSELKGILFNTSLRPGAMGFVVGLGGRDVTPENIEEIVEMSIGALEGKEMPEVSWIGLKGEQMSITHG